Proteins encoded in a region of the Thermoanaerobaculia bacterium genome:
- a CDS encoding response regulator, with amino-acid sequence MELNPVGNAGVRRPKKTVLVVEDDPDSREVFGELLRGQGHRVVAVGSGAAAMAYLRAQERPSVILLDMLMPEMDGWQFRRAQQADPELASIPVVVVSALKAVENSAKRFGAVAFLGKPVAPEDLIGTIAKIA; translated from the coding sequence ATGGAACTGAACCCGGTCGGAAATGCAGGGGTCCGGCGGCCGAAGAAGACCGTCCTCGTGGTGGAGGACGATCCCGATTCCCGCGAAGTCTTCGGCGAGCTCCTGCGAGGCCAGGGACACCGCGTCGTCGCGGTCGGCAGCGGCGCCGCCGCCATGGCCTATCTCCGCGCGCAGGAGCGCCCGTCGGTGATCCTCCTCGACATGCTCATGCCGGAGATGGACGGCTGGCAGTTTCGGCGCGCCCAGCAGGCGGACCCGGAGCTCGCCTCGATCCCGGTCGTCGTCGTCTCGGCCTTGAAGGCCGTCGAGAACAGCGCGAAGCGCTTCGGGGCGGTCGCGTTCCTCGGAAAGCCCGTCGCTCCCGAAGACCTCATCGGCACGATCGCGAAGATCGCCTGA
- the rnr gene encoding ribonuclease R has translation MLPTESQVLEKLRQKGSRVLSFAQLAGALAVPEEEEEAFRARLDVLERQGKVARVRGEKYSAIEHTGFVAGKISIRAEGFGFVLSPELHGEDLYIPRRGLGGALDGDLVLAREQERKPAKQRGPRRMADRVSGTVIKILERARDRIVGQYDAAEGRSVVRPYNPRMATEVRVPKDAAGDAVDSEIVVAKFTSYPDDRRIARGEIVERLGFLGEPGVDIEIVIRSHDLPSRFPNEVEAEANAFSESIDPADLTGRHDFRHHTIVTIDGETAKDFDDAVEVDKTADGYRLGVHIADVSHYVEEGTRLDAEGRWRGTSVYFPGRVVPMLPERLSNGLCSLNPRVDRFTLSVGIDFDAAGRVKQTVFTKGVICSAARMTYTEVARLLEHPAPDDERHYGGLVKSFRVMRELATVLRKRREARGSIDFDLPSAAVMLDDEGYVIGIRPESRNVAHTIIEEFMLAANEAVAKHLFFAKEPAIYRVHDRPDPDKLVDLRETLETFGYELKGNLEEVPPAAFQKLLKQIEGKPEERFLTDLLLRSQRKAVYSAECRGHYALAAPYYGHFTSPIRRYPDLIVHRALTRLLASRRPFPADELELRSNAYEELGRESSERERRAETAERESLLWKKIVFLRDKIGRSFDAYVSGVAAFGVFVTLSEYLVEGLVPVSTLSDDFYVYEEKGHRLRGRSSGKIYRLGDAIRVQLVAIDEVQRRVDFRPEGERREGAPRRPPERPARRAPEPAPRRPPEQG, from the coding sequence ATGTTGCCGACCGAATCGCAAGTCCTCGAAAAATTGAGACAGAAGGGGAGCCGCGTGCTCTCGTTCGCCCAGCTCGCCGGCGCGCTCGCCGTCCCCGAGGAAGAGGAAGAGGCATTCCGCGCGCGCCTCGACGTGCTGGAGCGGCAGGGGAAAGTCGCCCGGGTCCGGGGCGAGAAGTACTCCGCGATCGAGCACACCGGCTTCGTCGCCGGGAAGATCTCGATCCGGGCCGAAGGCTTCGGCTTCGTCCTCTCCCCCGAGCTCCACGGCGAGGATCTCTACATCCCGCGCCGGGGGCTCGGCGGGGCCCTCGACGGCGACCTCGTCCTCGCCCGGGAGCAGGAGAGGAAGCCCGCGAAGCAGCGCGGTCCGCGCCGCATGGCGGACCGGGTCTCCGGCACGGTGATCAAGATCCTCGAGCGTGCGCGCGACCGGATCGTGGGGCAGTACGACGCCGCCGAGGGCCGGTCCGTCGTTCGTCCCTACAACCCGAGGATGGCGACCGAGGTCCGTGTGCCGAAGGACGCCGCGGGAGACGCGGTCGATTCGGAGATCGTCGTCGCGAAGTTCACGTCCTACCCGGACGACCGCCGCATCGCGCGCGGCGAGATCGTCGAGCGGCTCGGCTTCCTCGGCGAGCCCGGCGTCGACATCGAGATCGTCATCCGCTCGCACGACCTCCCGAGCCGCTTCCCGAACGAGGTGGAGGCGGAAGCGAACGCGTTTTCGGAGTCGATCGACCCCGCGGATCTGACCGGCCGCCACGACTTCCGCCACCACACGATCGTGACGATCGACGGCGAGACCGCGAAGGACTTCGACGACGCCGTCGAGGTCGACAAGACCGCCGACGGCTATCGGCTGGGCGTTCACATCGCGGACGTCTCGCATTACGTCGAGGAGGGGACGCGCCTCGACGCGGAGGGGCGCTGGCGCGGCACGTCGGTCTACTTTCCCGGCCGGGTCGTCCCGATGCTCCCGGAGCGGCTCTCGAACGGCCTCTGTTCGCTGAACCCCCGGGTGGACCGCTTCACGCTGTCGGTCGGGATCGATTTCGACGCGGCCGGGCGCGTGAAGCAGACCGTGTTCACGAAAGGGGTGATCTGCAGCGCCGCGCGGATGACCTACACCGAGGTCGCCCGCCTCCTCGAGCATCCGGCTCCCGACGACGAGCGCCATTACGGGGGGCTCGTGAAGAGCTTCCGCGTGATGCGCGAGCTCGCGACGGTCCTTCGGAAGCGCCGCGAGGCGCGCGGTTCGATCGACTTCGACCTGCCGTCGGCCGCCGTGATGCTCGACGACGAGGGATACGTGATCGGCATCCGGCCCGAGTCGCGCAACGTCGCGCACACGATCATCGAGGAGTTCATGCTCGCGGCCAACGAGGCCGTGGCGAAGCACCTCTTCTTCGCGAAGGAGCCGGCGATCTACCGGGTTCACGACCGCCCCGATCCCGACAAGCTCGTCGACCTGCGCGAGACGCTCGAGACGTTCGGTTACGAGCTCAAGGGGAACCTCGAGGAAGTCCCGCCCGCCGCGTTCCAGAAGCTCCTCAAGCAGATCGAGGGAAAGCCGGAAGAGCGGTTCCTGACCGATCTCCTCCTCCGGTCGCAGCGCAAGGCCGTCTATTCGGCCGAATGCCGGGGCCACTATGCGCTGGCGGCGCCGTACTATGGCCACTTCACTTCGCCGATCCGCCGTTATCCGGATCTCATCGTCCACCGCGCGCTCACGCGGCTGCTGGCCTCGCGCCGGCCGTTCCCCGCCGACGAGCTCGAGCTCCGCTCCAACGCCTACGAGGAGCTCGGGCGCGAGTCCTCCGAGCGCGAGCGGCGGGCGGAGACCGCGGAGCGCGAGTCGCTCCTCTGGAAGAAGATCGTCTTCCTGCGCGACAAGATCGGGCGCTCCTTCGACGCGTATGTCTCGGGAGTCGCGGCCTTCGGCGTGTTCGTGACGCTCTCGGAATACCTCGTCGAGGGGCTCGTGCCGGTCTCGACCCTGTCCGACGACTTCTACGTGTACGAGGAGAAGGGGCACCGGCTGCGCGGCCGCTCGAGCGGGAAGATCTACCGCCTGGGGGACGCGATCCGCGTCCAGCTCGTCGCGATCGACGAGGTGCAGCGTCGCGTCGATTTCCGGCCGGAGGGGGAGCGCCGGGAGGGCGCTCCCCGCCGTCCGCCGGAGCGGCCCGCCCGGCGCGCGCCGGAGCCGGCGCCGCGCCGCCCGCCGGAGCAGGGATGA
- a CDS encoding PilZ domain-containing protein, with product MKRVALVGPGAARLLPDLRAGGFDPEAISALDFEPDRAGKFDLFILSPFREDGLPLYDRFREIIGPRRVAIVLLLDPDAEEFPESFLAGINDVVFPSTPPDVMLETFRRQISVPRRRDASTLARVRKAGSGSPAHLGSAVNVSRTGVLIEVQQEFSVGDEIEIEFFLADDPEPIAASAVVRRAAFDSERLRRNYGLSFAKMPEPARERLFRFCEGA from the coding sequence GTGAAGCGGGTCGCCCTCGTCGGTCCCGGAGCGGCGAGGCTCCTCCCGGATCTCCGCGCCGGCGGATTCGACCCGGAGGCGATCTCGGCGCTCGACTTCGAGCCCGATCGCGCCGGCAAGTTCGACCTCTTCATCCTCTCTCCGTTCCGCGAGGACGGCCTCCCCCTGTACGACCGGTTCCGCGAGATCATCGGGCCGCGCCGGGTCGCGATCGTCCTCCTCCTCGACCCGGATGCCGAGGAGTTCCCGGAATCCTTCCTCGCCGGCATCAACGACGTGGTCTTCCCTTCGACTCCGCCCGACGTCATGCTCGAGACGTTCCGCCGGCAGATCTCCGTCCCGCGGCGGCGCGACGCGTCGACCCTCGCGCGCGTGCGAAAGGCGGGGAGCGGGTCGCCCGCGCATCTCGGAAGCGCCGTGAACGTCTCGCGGACGGGGGTCCTGATCGAGGTCCAGCAGGAGTTTTCCGTCGGAGACGAGATCGAGATCGAGTTCTTCCTGGCCGACGACCCGGAGCCGATCGCGGCGTCCGCGGTCGTCCGGCGCGCCGCGTTCGACTCCGAGCGCTTGCGCCGCAACTACGGCCTGTCGTTTGCGAAGATGCCGGAGCCGGCCCGCGAGCGGCTCTTCCGCTTCTGCGAGGGGGCATGA